A window of the Penaeus monodon isolate SGIC_2016 chromosome 11, NSTDA_Pmon_1, whole genome shotgun sequence genome harbors these coding sequences:
- the LOC119578754 gene encoding uncharacterized protein LOC119578754 codes for MVLEERPTDLWYFYETRFQEKLYKLQPVTLSNPLGHNSVDAFVGLNWDDTSVQIYGPELGRRSLADELKDLCEEKEHLDVLSAFPPTSSISVPKATVAAGLGSNHLAVCGNSLVTFPYTASSTYQQISDELGQGTSYGHIFSISPVETVVSFSTIQCRDLVAFHLHNGKDCLAVIDHETSSAVICGTAPTGYRLLNYLGTSLCS; via the exons ATGGTACTTGAGG AAAGGCCAACTGACCTCTGGTACTTCTATGAAACAAGGTTCCAGGAAAAACTGTACAAGCTACAACCAGTCAC GTTGTCAAATCCCTTGGGACACAACTCTGTTGATGCTTTTGTTGGCCTGAACTGGGATGATACAAGTGTCCAGATATATGGGCCTGAGCTTGGAAGAAGATCCTTAGCTGATGAACTAAAGGACCTCTGTGAAGAGAAGGAACATTTGGATGTGTTGTCGGCTTTCCCACCCACAA GCAGTATTAGTGTTCCTAAAGCAACTGTAGCTGCTGGCTTGGGAAGCAATCACTTGGCTGTATGTGGCAACTCGCTTGTAACTTTCCCATATACAGCTTCATCAACCTACCAACAG ATTTCAGATGAGCTGGGCCAAGGAACCTCCTATGGCCACATCTTCTCCATTAGTCCAGTCGAAACTGTTGTATCCTTCAGTACCATACAATGCAGAGACCTAGTG GCATTCCACTTGCATAATGGTAAGGACTGCTTGGCAGTGATTGATCATGAAACCTCCTCTGCTGTGATTTGTGGAACTGCACCAACAGGATACAGGCTACTGAACTACCTGGGAACTAGTCTTTGCAGTTGA